One Ictalurus furcatus strain D&B chromosome 25, Billie_1.0, whole genome shotgun sequence DNA window includes the following coding sequences:
- the nhsl1b gene encoding NHS-like protein 1 isoform X5 yields the protein MLKRLARLTQGRQIVVEISPHVQTRPLKSTASSAEEYKSSGAMRAHTALKAEEAEVDGQEVCFTPLPTPEEKMRQQAQAILTDIVPINVTAKGRGGELRPQSMFIPGQYSTLERSASVCSTLRHSETRDSGCQTEEVKIVPPSVRRIRAQRGQGIAAQMSGMSTSATNIATGPHDHSPGSPVHVMGPRFNGDPQRFHSLPRGARVSLNAELLNRSTSCRPENSAGPPPRQIGKFQVDETAVHMRNAPRTSTSARPKSQEVRGSHGDWGTACVVSPLAAYSTSLIPNATLSCSAEVIALHATSSPGQQLHSRPLRMSSSVNGESSTSVATSAETDMQEAGQSNSSLNSQSTIAAGTALSDEQWIYDTPENVSPRRPLTSSCSTPINHLYNSLERSSKGTDSSSLFSMDNDGYYTSMHLDSGLRPKGHSIAGRAARHSMYECIGQPGDCSSVSSDQSLSRSISLRKSKKPPLPPARTDSLQRKPKNKNAVNASNGSVLNESLIATLQQSLQNGLKGKGSLTSPSQSPCSDYEDPWMLRPRSQSSLSAGSSGVSAAGVGNVYSICHVTPLHSDTSSLRSDYAESWGYYMDYPRLQSDQAQSPVHTNSVSNGGQPGIMPNGQHIHNDIQTTLPPAKGNMSEKPQVNTSSPDRVHRLTSPSSGYSSQSNTPTAGTPVPSFMRSMSPSGCKPKPRVPERKSSLLSSVSISSSSTSLSSNTSDSVRNNITPLPPPLHHSTLSLSPLSPEPFPPPLPPYSPVCTPSGTFPPPPAPPLPNTPQHEVSLSPLSINSSPEFPPPPPPEVLNDPSMLHNGSFSPTLHPPLPPPPPLFPPTVNAHIPPQPPSLPTLTPIIPSSASLKGIKDRLKPVKSERKSVSVRSEEVGKSAMPLITPFALQSVQLRSVKQPEGIEDSSKSQEVETEQPTTTKPGTTDTRKKSHHLTVLPQASCPAAERNGTLQSPSSENIITEDKKQVEIPLYKTKSGEEMPYEATNYPSSAFMSHKAEVDGTEREERTPQNTTPKKKPPVFAKKPKFPIVFAVEPELIVEDKQTLADEQDSSPRVFSNVKQEVTSHEPNPDVQESPSVEEIEKDDDKPPTEIFTFESSPCPTDGQVEELSQTPIIQEASVSVDDARSTSDGEEEENGEDDEDALSSTAGSVCSKDDGDVFESSASDSPQTPSINGDVVEDMVTPTRPRTTEDLFAVIHRSKRKVLGRRESEDERVRGQSSPPVTPTGPTPSLSSTLPRQTGSIQRSLRKSATSSDTFKALLLKKGSRSEGSFRMSATEMLRTTDPRFQRTRSLESSLEPTSPAAGLDSPCASPGRCKRVPEDWPRNESTLPRYSPCSPLSPSSGLGPKYGRSRTPPSAASSKYNSRSRILSSPMTVICEREGELTESGEGLDEPCPVSSTPIPQDSNGTLCDGET from the exons ATGCTGAAAAGACTCGCGCGGCTCACCCAGGGACGCCAAATCGTCGTGGAAATTAGCCCACACgtgcagactcgtcctctgaag TCGACTGCCTCGTCTGCAGAAGAGTACAAGAGCTCCGGTGCAATGAGGGCACACACTGCTTTAAAGGCTGAGGAGGCTGAGGTGGATGGGCAGGAGGTATGCTTCACGCCCTTACCCACTCCTGAGGAAAAGATGAGACAACAAGCTCAAGCCATTCTGACTGACATTGTCCCCATCAACGTCACAG CTAAAGGACGAGGAGGGGAGCTCCGACCACAGTCCATGTTTATTCCTGGACAGTATTCCACACTGGAACGTTCTGCCAGTGTGTGTTCTACGCTGAGGCACTCCGAGACGAGGGATTCTGGCTGCCAGACCGAAGAGGTAAAAATCGTTCCACCATCTGTGAGGAGGATCCGAGCACAGAGAGGCCAAGGAATCGCTGCTCAGATGTCTGGCATGTCTACATCCGCCACCAATATAGCTACAGGTCCACACGACCATTCCCCTGGATCTCCTGTGCATGTCATGGGTCCTCGATTTAATGGTGATCCCCAACGCTTCCATAGCTTGCCACGGGGTGCACGGGTTTCTCTGAATGCAGAGCTCCTGAACAGAAGTACTTCGTGTAGGCCAGAGAATAGTGCTGGACCACCACCTCGGCAGATCGGAAAGTTCCAAGTTGATGAGACCGCAGTTCACATGAGGAACGCCCCGAGGACTAGCACTTCAGCCCGCCCGAAATCCCAGGAGGTAAGGGGATCACATGGGGACTGGGGGACTGCCTGTGTGGTTTCTCCCCTTGCAGCATACTCAACGTCACTCATCCCAAATGCAACGTTGTCATGTTCGGCTGAGGTGATTGCCCTTCACGCTACGTCTAGCCCAGGGCAGCAACTGCATTCAAGGCCACTCAGGATGTCCTCGAGTGTCAATGGAGAAAGCTCCACCAGTGTGGCCACCAGTGCTGAGACAGACATGCAGGAAGCTGGTCAGTCCAATAGCAGCTTAAATAGCCAAAGTACAATCGCTGCAGGAACAGCATTATCAGATGAGCAGTGGATTTATGACACCCCTGAGAATGTGTCGCCCAGAAGACCACTCACTTCCAGCTGCTCCACTCCCATCAATCATCTCTACAACAGCTTGGAGCGCTCCTCTAAAGGTACAGACTCCAGTTCACTCTTCTCCATGGACAATGATGGTTATTACACCTCCATGCATTTGGACTCAGGTCTGAGGCCAAAAGGACATAGCATTGCAGGCAGGGCAGCACGGCATAGTATGTACGAGTGCATTGGCCAGCCAGGAGACTGTAGCAGCGTTTCTAGTGATCAGTCACTGTCCCGATCTATTTCCCTTCGTAAGTCTAAGAAGCCACCCCTCCCTCCAGCACGCACAGACTCGCTGCAGCGTAAACCTAAGAATAAAAATGCTGTTAATGCTAGCAATGGCTCAGTCCTTAACGAGTCACTGATTGCTACGCTTCAGCAGTCCCTGCAGAATGGGTTGAAAGGGAAAGGGTCTTTGACCTCACCATCTCAAAGCCCTTGCAGTGACTACGAGGACCCCTGGATGTTGCGGCCTAGGAGCCAGAGCAGTTTAAGTGCAGGCAGTAGCGGTGTGTCGGCCGCAGGGGTGGGTAACGTTTATTCCATCTGTCATGTCACACCACTGCACAGTGACACCAGCAGCCTGCGTTCTGACTACGCAGAGTCTTGGGGCTATTATATGGATTACCCTCGTCTGCAGAGCGATCAGGCACAGTCACCAGTACATACTAACTCGGTATCTAATGGAGGACAGCCAGGTATTATGCCAAATGGACAACATATCCACAATGATATTCAGACAACCCTTCCTCCTGCTAAGGGGAATATGTCAGAAAAGCCTCAGGTAAACACATCGTCCCCAGACAGGGTGCATCGTTTAACCTCCCCTTCAAGTGGATATTCGAGTCAGTCCAACACGCCAACGGCTGGTACCCCTGTTCCCTCTTTCATGAGGTCCATGTCACCTTCTGGTTGTAAGCCCAAGCCACGTGTGCCTGAAAGGAAGTCCTCTTTGCTCTCCTCGGTGTCCATCTCCTCTTCTTCAACATCTTTATCCTCGAACACTTCAGATTCTGTTAGGAACAACATCACCCCTCTACCTCCGCCACTGCATCATTCAACACTGTCCCTTTCACCACTCAGCCCTGAACCTTTCCCTCCACCTCTTCCTCCCTACAGTCCTGTGTGCACTCCAAGTGGAACCTTTCCACCTCCACCTGCTCCTCCTTTACCCAACACCCCACAGCATGAAGTATCCTTGAGCCCCCTCTCTATAAATTCCTCTCCAGAatttccacctcctcctcctccagagGTATTGAATGACCCCAGCATGCTACATAATGGATCTTTTAGCCCCACTCTTCATCCACCCCTGCCTCCACCACCTCCcctgtttcctcccactgtaAATGCTCACATTCCCCCACAACCCCCATCCTTGCCCACCTTGACTCCAATTATACCTTCTTCTGCAAGCTTAAAGGGAATTAAAGATAGACTCAAACCGGTGAAATCGGAGAGAAAGTCAGTTTCCGTTCGCTCTGAAGAGGTCGGCAAGTCTGCCATGCCACTAATAACCCCATTCGCCCTCCAAAGTGTGCAGCTTCGGTCAGTCAAACAACCAGAGGGTATTGAGGACAGCAGTAAATCTCAAGAGGTGGAAACCGAAcagcctactactactaagcCTGGCACAACAGATACACGTAAAAAGTCACACCACCTGACTGTTTTGCCCCAGGCTTCCTGCCCTGCTGCTGAAAGAAATGGAACATTACAATCTCCATCATCGGAGAATATAATCACCGAAGACAAAAAACAAGTAGAAATACCACTTTATAAGACAAAATCAGGAGAAGAAATGCCCTACGAGGCCACTAATTACCCTTCGAGCGCTTTCATGAGTCATAAAGCTGAGGTGGATGGtacagagagggaggagagaacACCACAAAACACCACGCCCAAGAAAAAACCTCCCGTGTTCGCCAAGAAGCCCAAATTTCCCATCGTCTTTGCCGTCGAACCCGAGCTTATCGTAGAGGACAAGCAGACACTGGCCGACGAGCAGGATTCCTCTCCTCGAGTGTTTTCAAACGTTAAACAAGAGGTGACCAGTCATGAACCAAACCCAGACGTTCAGGAATCCCCGTCTGTGGAGGAGATCGAGAAGGACGATGACAAACCTCCCACTGAGATTTTCACGTTTGAAAGTAGCCCGTGTCCAACTGATGGTCAGGTTGAGGAACTCTCCCAGACTCCCATCATTCAGGAAGCATCCGTGTCTGTTGATGATGCAAGGAGCACTTCAGacggagaagaggaagaaaacggAGAAGATGATGAAGACGCATTAAGTAGCACTGCAGGATCAGTCTGCTCCAAAGATGACG GTGACGTGTTCGAGTCCAGCGCGTCAGACTCCCCGCAGACTCCCAGCATTAACGGTGACGTCGTCGAAGACATGGTGACTCCCACGCGGCCCCGTACCACGGAGGACCTCTTCGCAGTCATTCACAG GTCCAAGCGAAAGGTCCTGGGTCGTAGGGAGTCTGAGGACGAGCGGGTGCGAGGTCAGTCGTCTCCTCCAGTCACACCGACGGGACCAACTCCTTCCCTCAGCTCGACTCTGCCTCGTCAGACGGGTTCTATCCAGCGCAGCCTGCGCAAATCAGCCACCAGCAGTGACACCTTTAAGGCGCTGCTGCTGAAGAAGGGCAGCCGCTCAGAAGGCAGCTTTCGCATGTCCGCTACCGAGATGCTCCGCACAACCGACCCACGATTCCAGAGGACTCGATCTCTGGAGTCCTCTCTGGAGCCGACTTCACCTGCAGCGGGCCTGGACAGCCCCTGCGCTTCCCCTGGTCGCTGCAAGAGGGTGCCAGAGGACTGGCCCCGGAATGAGTCCACACTGCCACGTTACTCTCCGTGTTCCCCCTTGTCCCCTTCCTCCGGGCTCGGGCCGAAGTACGGCCGATCCCGCACACCACCCTCTGCTGCCAGCAGCAAGTACAATTCCCGGAGTCGAATCCTGAGCAGCCCCATGACCGTCAtctgtgagagggagggagagctaACTGAGAGCGGAGAGGGGCTGGATGAACCATGTCCCGTTTCCTCCACTCCAATCCCTCAAGACTCGAATGGCACTTTATGTGACGGGGAGACTTAA